From the genome of Eublepharis macularius isolate TG4126 chromosome 12, MPM_Emac_v1.0, whole genome shotgun sequence, one region includes:
- the ATP1B2 gene encoding sodium/potassium-transporting ATPase subunit beta-2 yields MAVEKEKKTCGQLMGEWKEFVWNPRTHQFMGRTGSSWALILLFYLVFYGFLTALFTLTMWVMLQTVDPNIPKYQDRLAIPGMMIRPKTEALDITYNVTNTESWENYVKMLNGFLEAYNDSRQVANNEFCPPGRYFVQPDNGVMNYPKRACQFNRTMLGSCSGLVDTTYGYREGRPCILVKMNRVINFFAGANKTMNISCAAKKEEDALKLGDIEMFPANGNIDLMYFPYYGKRVHVNYTQPVVAVKFLNLTANFDHNVECKINAANIATNDDRDKFAGRVSFKIRVDRE; encoded by the exons ATGGCcgtggagaaggagaagaagaccTGCGGGCAGCTCATGGGCGAGTGGAAGGAGTTCGTCTGGAACCCGCGCACGCACCAGTTCATGGGCCGCACCGGCAGCAGCTGGG CTCTAATTCTGCTTTTCTATCTGGTGTTCTACGGGTTTCTCACTGCCCTCTTCACACTCACAATGTGGGTGATGCTGCAGACGGTGGATCCAAACATCCCCAAGTACCAGGACCGCCTTGCTATCCCAG GCATGATGATCCGCCCTAAAACAGAAGCTCTGGACATCACCTACAATGTGACCAACACGGAATCCTGGGAGAACTACGTGAAGATGCTGAACGGCTTTTTGGAAG CTTACAATGATTCCCGGCAAGTGGCCAACAATGAGTTCTGCCCTCCGGGACGTTACTTTGTGCAGCCAGACAACGGGGTGATGAATTACCCCAAGCGGGCATGCCAGTTCAACCGCACCATGTTGGGCAGTTGCTCAGGCCTCGTTGACACCACCTATGGCTACAGGGAAGGCCGCCCATGCATCCTTGTCAAAATGAACCGG GTCATCAACTTCTTTGCAGGAGCCAACAAGACCATGAATATTAGCTGCGCAGCAAAG AAAGAGGAAGATGCCTTGAAACTGGGAGATATCGAGATGTTTCCAGCCAACGGGAATATCGACTTAATGTACTTCCCTTACTATGGGAAACGAGTCCAT GTAAACTACACACAGCCTGTTGTGGCGGTGAAATTCCTTAACCTCACAGCCAACTTCGACCACAATGTGGAATGCAAAATCAATGCTGCCAACATTGCCACAAACGACGACCGGGACAAGTTCGCAGGGCGTGTCTCTTTCAAGATCCGGGTCGACAGGGAATGA